In Juglans microcarpa x Juglans regia isolate MS1-56 chromosome 4S, Jm3101_v1.0, whole genome shotgun sequence, a single window of DNA contains:
- the LOC121262903 gene encoding protein LTV1 homolog isoform X1, protein MGKKKFIDRKKSATFQLLARDSSDPNYDNTPGGDRVFVRVDNNPVSFFADEDPTGVSGSGHNDDDPDSIFADAPEDNDENEEGDGRVPGNSVRAGKALPENVRRQILELGFPDDGYDYLIHLRDIKHAGGGSSFYNNPKARLDQLPRDVKAYDASRVQISEVDDDPNGRSIFSVASKTFGVRVQKAVDPDVAALLDDSDLSRFGSDVEDLEEDFVVRANLLEEEKDVERLNRVEQFGVTGKEVDKADNYDQQPTVDGLVFQSGIGNHLVEGGDEFVDNKPRVRRLLDEQFDLLEHQEYGTDDDDDDGDYDYVAEEDESLAKKLNQAIGDHLMDDLELDDKYKAPADLLRDNEISKRKELSDSAADVIRRCVEYAEKYENENDDKPVVFVEESSDESEVWDCETIVSTYSNLDNHPGKIGAPEIARRKKLAETVSGALGVTSHVISLRGKERLPVDFLPHSKKPAEEKVKDVGSNKAEQQKRKQQGQESKEEKKERKAAVKEERREARRAKKEMKELYRGEAQRAQKVAAIAGPSSIHLM, encoded by the exons ATGGGGAAGAAGAAATTCATCGACAGGAAGAAATCCGCAACGTTCCAATTACTCGCTCGCGACTCGTCCGACCCCAATTACGACAACACACCGGGTGGCGACCGAGTCTTCGTCCGCGTCGACAACAACCCCGTCTCCTTCTTCGCCGATGAAGACCCCACTGGAGTCTCCGGCTCCGGCCACAACGACGACGATCCCGATTCTATATTCGCCGATGCGCCTGAGGACAACGATGAAAACGAAGAGGGCGATGGTAGGGTTCCCGGGAACTCGGTGCGGGCGGGGAAGGCGTTGCCGGAGAATGTGAGGAGGCAGATTTTGGAACTCGGGTTTCCGGATGACGGTTACGATTATTTGATTCATTTGAGGGATATTAAGCACGCTGGCGGTGGTTCCTCGTTCTATAATAATCCGAAGGCGAGGCTCGATCAGCTTCCGCGTGATGTCAAG GCATATGATGCATCAAGAGTACAGATTTCTGAAGTGGATGATGATCCCAACGGGAGGTCCATTTTCAGTGTTGCATCGAAAACATTTGGTGTGCGGGTACAGAAAGCGGTTGATCCTGATGTAGCTGCATTGCTCGACGATAGTGATTTATCGCGGTTTGGTTCTGATGTTGAGGACTTAGAAGAGGATTTTGTTGTTCGGGCAAACCTTCTTGAAGAGGAGAAGGATGTAGAGAGGTTAAATAGGGTAGAACAATTTGGGGTAACTGGAAAAGAGGTTGATAAAGCAGATAATTATGACCAACAACCAACTGTGGATGGCCTTGTCTTTCAGAGTGGAATTGGAAATCACCTGGTGGAAGGTGGAGATGAATTTGTTGACAATAAGCCACGAGTTCGTCGCCTTCTGGATGAGCAATTTGATTTA CTTGAACATCAAGAATATGGCACTGACGATGACGACGACGATGGTGATTATGATTACGTGGCTGAAGAAGATGAATCCCTTGCCAAGAAGCTTAATCAAGCCATTGGTGATCATTTAATGGATGACTTGGAACTCGATGATAAATATAAGGCTCCTGCTGATTTATTGCGTGATAATGAGATATCAAAGAGGAAGGAGCTATCAGACTCTGCTGCTGACGTGATTCGTCGCTGTGTGGAATATGCTGAGAAGTATGAAAACGAAAATGATGACAAACCTGTTGTTTTCGTAGAAGAAAGCAGTGATGAATCAGAAGTGTGGGACTGTGAGACCATAGTTTCAACGTATTCAAATCTTGATAACCACCCTGGTAAGATTGGGGCTCCAGAAATAGCGAGGAGAAAGAAGTTGGCTGAAACTGTATCTGGAGCCTTGGGAGTTACCAGTCATGTAATATCCCTTCGAGGAAAAGAGAGGCTTCCTGTGGACTTTCTACCTCATAGTAAAAAACCTGCTGAAGAAAAGGTGAAGGATGTGGGTAGTAATAAAGCTGAGCAGCAGAAGAGGAAACAACAGGGTCAGGAGtcaaaggaggagaagaaagaacGGAAG GCTG
- the LOC121263223 gene encoding protein FAM98B-like — MDTRSRFSWLVLFIAIPIVRLKGDEMGNGTAHSQSVNTTSLALRKLLQGNKDIEAGRNKTSTEVVINSKNRHNGPYYRGGGGGGGGGGGGGGGGGGSYRWGWGGGGGGWYKWGCGRKPKHGKGKGVGGVRNHHSHRKRIFSKDDDYKLGEFAQCMGRGRCRGMRLDCPLHCGGPCFYDCQHMCKAHCRRS, encoded by the exons ATGGATACAAGATCAAGATTTTCGTGGCTTGTCTTGTTTATTGCCATTCCTATTGTTCGGCTGAAAGGTGATGAAATGGGAAACGGCACAGCGCATTCTCAAAGCGTTAATACAACTTCTTTGGCTCTTCGTAAGCTTCTTCAAGGAAATAAAGATATAGAAGCTGgcagaaacaaaacttcaaCTGAAGTTGTGATCAACAGCAAGAATAGACACAATGGCCCATATTATAGAGGAGGAGGGGGTGGCGGGGGTGGAGGCGGAGGTGGCGGTGGGGGTGGGGGAGGCAGTTATAGATGGGGATGGGGAGGAG gaggaggtggtTGGTATAAATGGGGATGTGGGAGAAAACCAAAACATGGTAAAGGAAAAGGCGTTGGAGGTGTCAGAAATCATCACTCACATAGAAAGAGAATTTTCAGCAAGGATGATGATTATAAGCTGGGAGAGTTTGCACAATGCATGGGTAGAGGCCGGTGCAGAGGCATGAGATTGGATTGCCCTCTTCACTGCGGTGGACCTTGTTTTTACGATTGCCAACATATGTGCAAGGCTCACTGTCGACGTTCCTGA
- the LOC121263059 gene encoding B-box zinc finger protein 21, with translation MKIQCDVCDKDEASVFCTADEAALCNACDHRVHHANKLASKHQRFSLLHPSSKQVPLCDVCQERRAFLFCQQDRAILCRECDFPIHTANDLTQKHNRFLLTGVKLSATSNVYTSSSSTTVASTNSYDSVPNHHKSQPVNTNNSVAAPISTSQPPLLAKNSASNTSTTALVSDKGGENFPTDQTSSISEYLIETLPGWHVEDFLDSTSAPFGFCKSDDCVLPFLDAGLDQSNTDTFSPDISFGIWVPQQPAALCPPQLAGLNEKKEATNLKLNRSRCMDDGFTVPQISPPSSTCPKRSRLFW, from the exons ATGAAGATCCAGTGTGATGTCTGTGACAAAGACGAGGCCTCGGTGTTCTGCACCGCCGACGAGGCAGCTCTCTGCAACGCCTGCGACCACCGCGTCCACCATGCCAACAAGCTCGCCTCCAAGCATCAACGCTTCTCGCTTCTCCATCCTTCTTCCAAACAAGTCCCACTCTGCGACGTTTGCCAG GAGAGGCGAGCTTTCCTGTTCTGTCAGCAGGACAGAGCGATTCTGTGCAGAGAGTGTGATTTTCCGATTCACACGGCCAACGACCTCACCCAGAAGCATAACAGGTTCCTTCTCACAGGCGTTAAGCTCTCTGCTACCTCTAATGTCTatacctcctcctcctcaaccACCGTTGCTTCAACCAACAGTTATGATTCTGTTCCCAATCATCACAAATCTCAGCCTGTGAATACCAACAACTCCGTTGCTGCTCCTATTTCAACTTCACAGCCACCTTTGCTGGCCAAAAACTCAGCTTCAAATACAAGTACTACAGCATTAGTCAGTGACAAAGGAGGTGAGAATTTTCCAACGGACCAAACAAGTAGCATATCTGAATACTTGATAGAGACTCTTCCGGGCTGGCACGTTGAGGATTTTCTTGATTCGACTTCTGCTCCCTTTGGTTTCTGTAAG AGTGATGATTGTGTATTGCCGTTTCTGGATGCTGGTCTTGATCAGAGCAATACAGATACTTTCTCGCCCGATATCAGTTTTGGAATCTGGGTCCCTCAACAACCTGCTGCTCTGTGTCCTCCGCAACTGGCTGGGCTCAACGAGAAGAAGGAAGCCACGAATTTGAAACTCAACAGATCAAGGTGCATGGACGATGGTTTCACTGTTCCACAAATTAGCCCTCCCTCCAGTACTTGCCCCAAGAGATCCAGACTTTTTTGGTAG
- the LOC121262761 gene encoding probable WRKY transcription factor 7, with translation MAMKFMEYRNNNSSNNDFRTKMEENAMQEAASGLESVEKLIRLLSQQSQQQHQYQSLSSSSLKPSLEMEMDCKDVADVVVSKFKKVITLLDQARTGHARFRRAPLANSQSQEKEKPSASAPNKVYYATSIQQIPPLPHHNLNNQYQYNDSLMPKKISAIKKGQTQTLQNDGANAQFH, from the coding sequence ATGGCCATGAAGTTCATGGAGTATAGGAACAACAATAGTAGCAACAACGATTTCAGGACGAAAATGGAAGAGAACGCTATGCAGGAAGCGGCGTCTGGGCTTGAGAGCGTCGAAAAGCTAATCAGATTGCTTTCCCAGCAGAGTCAGCAGCAACATCAATACCAATCATTGTCTTCCTCTAGTTTGAAACCTTCGTTGGAAATGGAGATGGACTGCAAGGATGTGGCAGACGTCGTTGTTTCGAAGTTCAAGAAGGTTATTACTCTTCTGGATCAGGCCAGGACCGGCCACGCTCGCTTTAGAAGAGCCCCTTTGGCTAATTCCCAAAGCCAAGAGAAAGAGAAGCCTTCGGCTTCTGCACCCAACAAAGTTTACTATGCCACCTCGATCCAGCAGATCCCACCTCTTCCTCACCACAACCTCAATAATCAATACCAGTACAACGACTCTTTGATGCCTAAAAAGATCAGTGCGATAAAAAAGGGCCAAACTCAAACTCTACAAAACGATGGTGCGAACGCACAGTTTCACTAA